A window of the Candidatus Hydrogenedentota bacterium genome harbors these coding sequences:
- a CDS encoding class II aldolase: protein MYNALILRELLAMSHYLGHEKRGYAILGEGNTSARIDGDHLYVKASGTSLGTMTENDFLPVSISKVTRILDADSATDEDVKEALKGGLVDPTELRMPSVETILHALLYEYPEYSFIGHTHPEAINGILCSVNAEKAMSGRLCPDHIVVMGRASVYVPYVDPGLVLAREARDRVRHFIERENELPKAVVMQNHGFFALGATVKAVTAITDMAEKMSRILISTYAMGGPQFMSDKDIDRIASRPDEKYRQEKLV, encoded by the coding sequence ATGTATAATGCCTTGATATTACGGGAATTACTTGCCATGTCCCATTACTTGGGGCATGAGAAACGGGGCTATGCGATTTTAGGCGAAGGGAACACCTCCGCTAGGATTGACGGGGATCATCTCTATGTGAAAGCCTCGGGGACGAGCTTGGGCACGATGACGGAAAATGATTTCTTGCCGGTGTCCATCTCGAAAGTAACCCGTATTTTAGACGCCGACAGCGCCACCGATGAGGATGTAAAGGAGGCGTTAAAAGGCGGTCTCGTTGATCCCACTGAGCTGCGTATGCCTTCCGTGGAAACCATCTTACATGCGCTCCTCTACGAATACCCCGAGTATTCCTTTATCGGCCATACTCATCCCGAAGCGATCAATGGCATTTTGTGTTCCGTCAATGCGGAGAAGGCGATGAGCGGACGTTTGTGCCCGGATCATATTGTGGTCATGGGCCGTGCTTCCGTATACGTGCCCTATGTGGATCCGGGGCTGGTGTTGGCGAGGGAGGCGCGCGATCGTGTGCGCCATTTCATTGAACGGGAGAATGAATTGCCGAAAGCTGTGGTCATGCAAAATCATGGATTTTTCGCCTTGGGCGCGACCGTAAAAGCGGTAACCGCAATCACAGACATGGCCGAGAAAATGTCGCGAATATTAATCAGTACCTACGCCATGGGCGGCCCTCAATTTATGAGTGATAAGGATATCGACCGTATCGCTTCCCGTCCTGACGAAAAATATCGTCAGGAAAAACTGGTGTAA
- a CDS encoding alcohol dehydrogenase catalytic domain-containing protein — protein sequence MSKMKEYKQAAQALPDSYRAWQVFGAGLENVGINGESVVVPLRQPAKNEVMLRIDALGLCLSDMKIINQGGNHPRLRGRDLKQDPTVLGHECAATLVAVGEDWKDRFTVGQRFIVQADIYYKGVGYAFGYMIPGGLAEYAYLDERGLDGDEGCYLLPVQEDTGYSEAALSEPWACVEMSYALEDRVEPTGEKQLVVSDQGDEFRKQFPKADFVPSSLAGLGIDTYDDIIITAPSPALVETLGERLNPNGVMFLLGNPSESGEAMLDVGAIHYQNKRYLGGGDSLEAIAQINKRHDLLPGGRGLFIGAGGPMGQMHVQRAIETEGALSRVVVTDLDRKRLDHIEARFGPMAQARNIELITLAPGDFENEDAMNARIQALGGAEGYTDIAVMAPVPALVRQSVSLTGAKGFVNLFAGLATGTKALVSIDKICAGVKMIGCSGSRIRDLRAVLAMVESKKLESNRSVAAIGGLDAAHKGLTAVKEAWYPGKIIIYTQVPSFPLTPLEKLSETEAEIAAALSEEGAWTNEAERLFLEKYLP from the coding sequence ATGAGTAAAATGAAGGAATATAAACAGGCTGCTCAAGCACTTCCCGACAGTTATCGTGCGTGGCAGGTCTTTGGCGCCGGTCTTGAAAATGTGGGTATTAACGGCGAATCCGTTGTGGTGCCCCTCCGTCAGCCCGCCAAGAATGAGGTGATGCTGCGTATCGATGCACTGGGCTTGTGCCTTTCCGATATGAAAATTATCAATCAAGGCGGCAACCATCCGCGTCTGCGCGGCCGTGACCTGAAACAAGATCCCACGGTTCTCGGTCATGAATGTGCGGCGACCCTTGTCGCTGTGGGCGAAGATTGGAAAGACCGCTTCACTGTGGGACAGCGCTTTATCGTGCAGGCAGACATCTATTATAAAGGCGTGGGCTACGCCTTTGGTTATATGATTCCCGGCGGCTTGGCGGAATATGCCTATCTGGACGAGCGCGGTCTTGACGGTGATGAAGGCTGCTATTTGCTGCCCGTCCAAGAGGATACTGGCTACAGTGAAGCGGCGCTCAGCGAACCTTGGGCGTGCGTGGAAATGTCCTATGCCCTGGAGGATCGTGTGGAGCCTACGGGCGAAAAACAACTGGTCGTTTCCGATCAAGGTGACGAGTTTCGAAAACAATTTCCCAAAGCCGACTTCGTTCCTTCAAGCTTGGCGGGGCTTGGTATAGACACCTACGACGACATCATTATCACGGCGCCGTCGCCGGCGCTGGTGGAGACTTTAGGTGAACGACTGAATCCCAACGGCGTCATGTTTTTACTGGGCAACCCGAGCGAGAGCGGTGAAGCGATGCTGGATGTGGGGGCGATTCACTACCAAAACAAACGCTATCTGGGCGGCGGCGATAGCTTGGAAGCTATTGCACAGATTAATAAACGGCATGACCTCTTGCCCGGCGGCAGGGGGCTCTTCATAGGCGCCGGCGGTCCCATGGGGCAAATGCACGTGCAGCGCGCCATTGAGACGGAAGGAGCGTTGAGCCGCGTCGTCGTCACGGATCTCGACCGCAAACGGCTTGATCATATTGAGGCGCGCTTCGGCCCCATGGCACAGGCACGGAATATTGAATTGATCACGTTGGCTCCCGGTGATTTTGAGAATGAAGACGCCATGAACGCCCGCATCCAAGCGCTGGGCGGCGCGGAAGGCTATACGGATATTGCCGTAATGGCTCCCGTACCTGCCTTGGTGCGTCAATCGGTAAGCCTGACCGGTGCCAAGGGCTTTGTCAATCTTTTTGCCGGTCTCGCAACGGGCACCAAAGCTTTGGTTAGCATTGATAAGATCTGTGCGGGCGTAAAAATGATAGGCTGTTCCGGCAGCCGCATCCGTGATCTGCGCGCCGTTCTCGCTATGGTTGAAAGTAAGAAGTTGGAAAGTAACCGCAGTGTGGCGGCGATTGGCGGATTGGATGCGGCCCATAAAGGCTTGACGGCAGTCAAGGAAGCATGGTATCCCGGCAAAATTATCATCTATACGCAAGTACCGTCTTTTCCATTGACGCCTCTGGAAAAGCTTAGTGAAACAGAGGCCGAAATTGCCGCTGCCTTAAGTGAAGAAGGCGCGTGGACCAATGAAGCGGAGCGTCTCTTCTTAGAAAAATATCTGCCCTAA
- the wecB gene encoding UDP-N-acetylglucosamine 2-epimerase (non-hydrolyzing), whose translation MRDPIKIAIIFGTRPEAIKLAPLYLRLCREPERYAPLLWVTGQHRQMLDQVLQSFALEPHRDFNLMRQGQSLTDVTCAVLESLQEAFAEERPDMVVVQGDTTTVFAGALAAFYARIPVGHVEAGLRTWNRFAPYPEEVNRQLSSCLADLHFAPTEKAKQNLLSIRIPEERVFVTGNTVIDALDLVAAKVRKEQPLLPEAFPLEAIRQGAPMILITGHRRENFGSGFESICQAILTLAKRYPDYRFVYPVHLNPNVRKPVQRYLSEEQNIHLMEPLSYEAFIWAMDQAYFLLSDSGGVQEEAPHLGKPVLVMRDTTERPEALEAGTSILVGTDAERIVQECVRLIEDKDAYDVMSQAVNPFGDGHACDYIADAIHRYFA comes from the coding sequence ATGCGAGACCCCATCAAGATAGCCATTATTTTCGGCACCCGTCCCGAAGCAATCAAACTTGCGCCTTTATACCTACGTCTTTGCCGCGAACCGGAACGTTATGCGCCCCTTCTGTGGGTGACCGGTCAACATCGTCAAATGCTGGATCAAGTGCTGCAAAGCTTTGCCTTGGAGCCGCATCGAGATTTCAATCTCATGCGCCAAGGACAAAGCCTGACCGATGTGACCTGTGCCGTGCTGGAAAGCCTCCAAGAGGCATTTGCCGAAGAGCGCCCGGATATGGTCGTTGTGCAAGGAGACACCACGACGGTTTTCGCCGGTGCCCTCGCCGCCTTTTATGCGCGCATCCCTGTGGGACATGTGGAAGCGGGACTCCGTACGTGGAACCGTTTTGCGCCCTACCCCGAGGAGGTGAACCGACAGCTGAGCAGCTGTCTCGCCGACCTGCATTTTGCGCCGACGGAAAAAGCTAAACAAAACCTCTTGTCCATACGCATACCGGAAGAACGGGTTTTCGTGACCGGGAACACCGTCATTGATGCGTTGGATCTGGTGGCGGCAAAGGTGCGCAAGGAACAGCCCCTCTTGCCCGAAGCCTTCCCGCTGGAAGCGATCCGCCAAGGAGCGCCCATGATCCTGATCACGGGACACCGCCGCGAAAACTTCGGTTCCGGTTTCGAATCCATCTGCCAAGCGATTTTAACCTTGGCAAAACGCTATCCGGACTACCGATTTGTCTATCCTGTCCATCTCAACCCCAATGTGCGCAAGCCTGTGCAGCGTTATCTCAGTGAAGAGCAAAATATCCATCTCATGGAACCCTTGAGCTATGAGGCTTTCATCTGGGCGATGGATCAGGCGTATTTTCTGCTCAGCGATTCCGGCGGCGTACAGGAAGAAGCACCTCACCTGGGCAAACCGGTGCTGGTCATGCGGGATACGACGGAACGGCCTGAAGCGCTCGAAGCAGGTACCTCTATCTTGGTGGGCACCGATGCGGAACGCATCGTGCAGGAGTGTGTGCGCCTCATCGAAGATAAAGACGCCTATGATGTAATGAGCCAAGCCGTTAACCCCTTCGGCGATGGACATGCCTGTGATTATATTGCAGATGCTATTCATCGTTATTTTGCATGA
- a CDS encoding glycosyltransferase — protein MLPVPQHPVQRLIFRGIRRTVRSFDVYSRFTTAAQIPYHYLLDGRDGIVARDFSTLRGPGQKGLVSLILPVYNGEAYLEKAVESIRNQSYEQWELILVDDGSTDGTAALIHRLAAEEPRIRPFRQDNQKLPAALNAGHKLAQGEFVTWTSCDNRLKANFLEVLVADLQARPWVDMVFGDMEVINERGEAYADAPYYPGYQYTKNPGEILLPGHVSLLHRWNCVGAAFLYRREILALIGTYSTHQFTCEDYDFWLRVNAQLCLRHSKHHGSIYQYRIHDQSLTAQSKTLNILDRQAALLCLDEARRDIISCPMAWQIESDESAACQALAQRLKTAITDKSHALNGSDKTVKGWVLPQAWVYICESATALPESFPTDCHSAVLLVLGDPALPPTLPPMWTLAIYGGSDAPPLPALEQHRGWIATDNTACLVHAIQCHTTARFCAEMERKALASEEETLSFSVIICTNREPAFLARCLDALRAQSLSPEAYEILVVNNAPELRDYTSILNAIRNCAPRLQIREIACQPPGLSHARNAGLRHASGRIIVYVDDDSIAEANLLEVLQEAYAADPEAAIIGGAIDLMPPDPMPRWFGGNLTRFWSQLTPKQNSYYRCYSWMEYPYGANWSARRDVLRQIGGFRSHYGAGGRMATRGEETVAALAAARLGKIIAIEPRARVLHAIEAERFTLSVLFRTCRESFAVRRLYAKEGQLSTTMKKESAFFKRVFRFLRAGAPNRKGLPYRVEQLAMLASLWHSTVLFFSDLFCYHLKRPVESRRRK, from the coding sequence ATGCTCCCTGTACCCCAACATCCTGTGCAGCGACTGATCTTCCGAGGAATCAGAAGGACGGTGCGCAGCTTCGACGTGTACAGCCGATTCACGACTGCCGCACAAATACCCTACCACTACTTGTTGGATGGGCGGGACGGCATTGTGGCGCGGGACTTTTCCACACTCCGAGGGCCGGGTCAAAAGGGGCTCGTTTCCCTCATCTTACCCGTCTACAATGGCGAAGCCTATTTAGAGAAAGCCGTCGAATCCATACGGAACCAGAGCTATGAACAGTGGGAGCTGATCCTTGTGGACGATGGTTCCACAGACGGCACGGCCGCCTTAATCCACCGCCTTGCCGCTGAAGAACCGCGTATACGTCCCTTCCGACAGGATAACCAAAAGCTGCCTGCTGCCTTGAATGCAGGGCATAAGCTCGCACAAGGCGAATTTGTGACGTGGACCAGCTGCGATAATCGGCTCAAAGCCAACTTCTTAGAGGTGCTGGTGGCAGATCTGCAGGCGCGCCCTTGGGTAGACATGGTTTTTGGCGATATGGAGGTTATCAATGAGCGAGGAGAAGCCTACGCCGATGCGCCCTACTACCCAGGCTACCAGTACACTAAAAATCCCGGTGAAATTCTGTTGCCGGGTCATGTGTCGCTCCTCCACCGCTGGAACTGCGTAGGCGCTGCCTTCCTTTACCGGCGCGAAATCTTAGCCCTCATCGGCACGTACAGCACACACCAATTCACGTGTGAGGATTATGATTTTTGGCTGCGCGTGAACGCCCAACTCTGCCTGCGCCACAGCAAACACCACGGCTCTATTTACCAATATCGAATTCACGATCAATCGCTCACAGCACAATCAAAAACTTTGAATATTTTGGATCGACAAGCGGCCCTTCTCTGTTTGGATGAGGCGCGGCGCGATATCATCAGTTGTCCCATGGCATGGCAAATTGAGAGCGATGAAAGCGCTGCCTGCCAAGCCTTGGCACAGCGATTGAAAACGGCGATCACGGATAAGAGTCATGCCCTAAACGGATCGGATAAGACGGTAAAGGGATGGGTCTTGCCCCAAGCGTGGGTTTATATCTGCGAAAGCGCTACAGCCCTGCCCGAATCCTTTCCTACAGACTGCCACAGCGCTGTACTCCTCGTTTTGGGGGATCCGGCGCTGCCGCCTACCTTGCCGCCCATGTGGACTTTAGCGATCTACGGCGGTTCCGATGCACCACCCCTCCCCGCCTTGGAGCAGCATCGAGGTTGGATCGCAACGGATAATACGGCGTGCCTGGTCCATGCCATTCAATGCCATACGACGGCGCGTTTTTGCGCGGAAATGGAACGTAAAGCCCTCGCCTCGGAGGAGGAGACCCTGTCTTTTTCCGTCATTATTTGTACGAACCGCGAGCCTGCCTTCTTGGCGCGCTGCTTGGATGCGCTCCGTGCACAAAGCCTCTCTCCTGAAGCCTATGAAATCCTTGTTGTGAACAATGCGCCCGAGCTCCGCGACTATACATCCATTCTCAACGCCATACGCAACTGCGCCCCCCGGCTGCAAATCCGAGAAATCGCCTGCCAACCGCCGGGCTTGTCCCATGCCCGCAATGCCGGACTTCGCCATGCATCAGGGCGTATTATCGTTTATGTGGACGACGACAGCATCGCTGAGGCTAATCTGCTTGAGGTGTTACAAGAAGCCTACGCCGCCGACCCTGAGGCAGCGATTATTGGCGGCGCCATCGATTTGATGCCCCCTGATCCTATGCCCCGCTGGTTCGGCGGGAATCTCACGCGCTTCTGGTCTCAACTCACACCGAAACAGAACAGCTATTACCGCTGCTACTCATGGATGGAATATCCCTACGGCGCGAACTGGAGCGCACGGCGCGATGTGCTCCGCCAAATCGGCGGGTTTCGCAGCCACTACGGCGCAGGCGGGCGTATGGCGACCCGAGGCGAGGAAACCGTCGCAGCCTTGGCGGCGGCACGATTGGGGAAGATCATCGCTATAGAGCCCCGTGCTCGTGTGCTGCATGCCATCGAAGCGGAACGCTTCACCTTGTCCGTGTTGTTCCGCACCTGTCGCGAGAGTTTCGCCGTGCGCCGCTTATATGCCAAAGAAGGACAGCTCTCCACCACCATGAAAAAAGAAAGCGCTTTTTTCAAACGAGTCTTCCGCTTCCTTCGCGCAGGCGCGCCTAACCGAAAAGGATTGCCCTATCGCGTGGAACAACTCGCCATGCTTGCCAGTTTATGGCACAGCACCGTCTTGTTCTTTTCGGATTTGTTTTGTTACCACCTGAAACGTCCTGTAGAATCACGAAGAAGAAAATGA